CCATGACCGTGTCCACGACGGACATCGAGAACACGTCCTGGGAGAACGCAGGGACGTAGCTGACGTAATCCGACAGCTCCTTGCGGGACATCTTGGAGACATCGGTGCCGTCTATTAGGATCTGTCCGCTCGTGGGTTCGAGGATCTTGCATATGCACTTGACGAGCGTGGATTTCCCCACGCCGTTGGGTCCGAGGATGCAGTACAGTCCAGGTTTGTCTATCTTCAGGGATATGTCGTTCAGTACCTGGGACTTCCCTTTGTATCTGAAGGACAGGTCGTTGATTTCTATGGACGTCATGCGATCACCAGACCTTGCTGCTCCTCTTCAGAATCAGCATGATGAACAGGGGCCCTCCGACGAACGACATGACCACCCCGACCTGCAGCATGATGGGGCCCAGGAAGGCACGCCCGATAAGGTCCGCGAGAATCAGGAACATGGATCCGAACATGGCCGATGCGGGGATCAGATACCTGTTGTCCGCACCCACGAACATGCGGCAGATGTGGGGGGAGACGAGCCCGATGAACCCGATGAGACCCGTGAAACTGACGATGGATGCCGATATGAGGCCGGTAAGCAGGAGAAGGATGATGCGGAGGGTCTCGGCATCGATACCCATCGCTTTCGCGTTGTCGTCGCCGGTAGCGAGTATGTTGAGTTTCCCGGAAAGGATCTGGACTACGATTAGGCCGACGATGCAAATTCCGCCCATGATCGGCAGCTGGTCCAATGTGACCATGGACAGGGACCCGACCTCCCAGGTGTAGATGCTGGAGAGGTCATCGGGATTTGCCCATAATTTCAGGACGGTTGTGAATGCGTTGAAGATGTACATCACGCCGATACCCGCCATGATCATCGTGGTCGGCGATGCCTTGGAGGTCTTGGAAAGTACGATGATCATGAATATCGGGACCATCGAACAGACGAATGCCAGCGTGATCAGCGACACGTAGCCGAAATAGAGCACCATGCCGGTCGAAATGGCAATGGTCGCACCGAAGGACGCTCCGGAAGATACCCCGGTTGTGAAAGGGTCCGCCAACGGATTCTTCAGGACAC
This is a stretch of genomic DNA from Thermoplasmatales archaeon BRNA1. It encodes these proteins:
- a CDS encoding ABC-type Fe3+-siderophore transport system, permease component gives rise to the protein MEEEPVGECVSTTTFYYRKQLRNRLFFIILTALATVLIAGYSLSAGKTQVGFVETYSTIFHHIMGDIQDKFIDYMVVDIRLPRVLGGIIAGSGLAVCGVVMQSVLKNPLADPFTTGVSSGASFGATIAISTGMVLYFGYVSLITLAFVCSMVPIFMIIVLSKTSKASPTTMIMAGIGVMYIFNAFTTVLKLWANPDDLSSIYTWEVGSLSMVTLDQLPIMGGICIVGLIVVQILSGKLNILATGDDNAKAMGIDAETLRIILLLLTGLISASIVSFTGLIGFIGLVSPHICRMFVGADNRYLIPASAMFGSMFLILADLIGRAFLGPIMLQVGVVMSFVGGPLFIMLILKRSSKVW